From a single Deltaproteobacteria bacterium genomic region:
- a CDS encoding LLM class flavin-dependent oxidoreductase: MRISLIYELQMAKPWHERSEYETYWQAIAQAELAEEMGFHAVWCVEHHFLSEYSHSSAPEVFFGALSQRTSRIRLGHGVVLLPHQYNHPVRAAERAAVLDILSNGRVEFGTGRGITEQELGGFMIDPDVTLEQWEEAVRAIPQMWMKDTVSFDGKHLKMPERAVLPKPLQKPHPPLWHAATQPSSFQRAGRLGLGLLSFGFLAPGMLEAQIKLYRDAAASCTSPAGAFVNNQVACSAMACCAETRQRAYEIAEPNMRFFWDLGQQLYIPKSAQTYQYYKNISDALISTRGAGEKPEGDKVSAVPAMPELDLAAAAQAGTVICGNPDDCIRAIENYPRVGADELLLLMQVGRMPHGAIMDTIKMFGKYVIPHFRNVSTPASARTP; encoded by the coding sequence ATGCGAATCTCGCTGATCTACGAGCTGCAGATGGCGAAGCCCTGGCACGAGCGCTCGGAGTACGAGACGTACTGGCAGGCGATCGCGCAGGCCGAGCTTGCCGAGGAGATGGGATTCCACGCGGTCTGGTGCGTGGAGCACCACTTCCTGAGCGAGTACTCGCACAGCTCCGCGCCAGAGGTGTTCTTCGGCGCGCTGAGCCAGCGCACCAGCCGGATCCGGCTCGGGCACGGCGTCGTGCTGCTGCCGCACCAGTACAACCACCCGGTGCGCGCGGCCGAGCGCGCGGCGGTGCTCGACATCCTCTCCAACGGCCGGGTCGAGTTCGGCACTGGCCGGGGGATCACCGAGCAGGAGCTCGGCGGCTTCATGATCGATCCGGACGTCACGCTCGAGCAGTGGGAGGAAGCGGTCCGCGCGATTCCGCAGATGTGGATGAAGGACACGGTGAGCTTCGACGGCAAGCACCTGAAGATGCCCGAGCGAGCGGTGCTGCCGAAGCCGCTGCAGAAGCCGCACCCGCCGCTCTGGCACGCGGCGACGCAGCCGTCGAGCTTCCAGCGCGCCGGGCGACTGGGGCTGGGCCTGCTCTCGTTCGGATTCCTGGCGCCGGGCATGCTCGAGGCGCAGATCAAGCTCTACCGCGACGCGGCGGCGTCCTGCACCAGCCCCGCGGGGGCGTTCGTGAACAACCAGGTCGCCTGCTCCGCGATGGCCTGCTGCGCCGAGACGCGCCAGCGCGCCTACGAGATCGCCGAGCCGAACATGCGCTTCTTCTGGGATCTCGGGCAGCAGCTCTACATCCCGAAGAGCGCGCAGACCTACCAGTACTACAAGAACATCTCCGACGCGCTGATCTCCACGCGCGGCGCGGGCGAGAAGCCCGAGGGCGACAAGGTCTCCGCCGTTCCAGCGATGCCGGAGCTCGATCTCGCCGCAGCAGCGCAGGCCGGCACGGTGATCTGCGGCAATCCCGACGACTGCATCCGCGCGATCGAGAACTACCCGCGCGTCGGCGCCGACGAGCTGCTTCTGCTGATGCAGGTCGGCCGGATGCCGCACGGCGCGATCATGGACACGATCAAGATGTTCGGGAAGTACGTGATCCCGCACTTCAGGAACGTCTCGACCCCGGCCAGCGCGCGCACACCGTAG
- a CDS encoding mechanosensitive ion channel, producing the protein MQPSRRLSLCLLLFGLLAAGAGATASAGPEARPSIGSIRRDVETGALDPAQREQALAQLDAAAGHEREADALVQRLAELRAEATSQPTRMTRLRAALELDRDKEIAAWEARLPPDADGETLERLLKRERAAVADLDAQVEKLASGLAQALSGPARPADELAALRQRVDELSVPAAAVAGEPAALGAVRQTARAAELRRLRAELELKQAERELAGDRQQHDELALRELRFRQSLHARRVAILHQRVADLGRREIEKLTAGLTERETALAETRGSAFGVAARNRVLGEELLEQNARLADDRATLALTEAARDRVAAALRDSRARLEIGGASEAVGRWLWSERRRLEAPARLRQRLDALRGTLAELRLRLVITSEEQRELVDVAAVAREISEADRASSDEEGVAEPASESLEPLLRQRVQLLGAIEPLLRRRITTLERAERVRQQQLDDTLQMSQLLDRHLLWSRSHSPIDASWLGRVPEGLRDLVKPSRWKTTVELSLRELADRPLRWALAVLVVLASLALRRSARARIEAQVVPAQDIGGNSFQATLRALGWTLLGAAPGPVVLWLLGELLQDVGNPGRYSDSLGRAFGALVLPLASVQLLRWMVVERGLAHVHFRWMRARRETLRRTVPRAAGVVLPMYFVTALAFIRNLELPNDVQARVAIVVACGALAWTLWRALDVGRLWVVRGATTEASASRRLLRFALPVLALVTAVLALIGYVHSAGLLLHSFIMTFAMLVAISLLTGLLARWFLLGERRLSLQRSEELRVSEAELAGDEPAAEPEPEMTLEQINAQTGRLLRALRLTLVAVGFAWVWAQVIPAVARLDEIALWHFAEAGAGGEVVQHPVTLMAAILGALVLTLTFGGARNLPGLVEIGLLSRTKIDAASRYAATSVLRYAIVIAGTVIGLGLLGMRWSQLQWLAAALSVGLGFGLQEIFANFVSGLILLFERPFRVGDVITIGASSGRVLRIRTRATTILDFDNKEIVVPNKSFITGEVTNWTLSDSATRIVIKVGVAYGSDPSRVRELLLAAARANPLVAAEPEPVSVFLAFGASSLDFELRVFVGAVADRLVAQDQLNTAVAESFAEHGIEIAFPQLDLHVRDVPRSTG; encoded by the coding sequence ATGCAGCCGTCGCGCCGACTCTCGCTCTGCCTGCTTCTCTTCGGGCTCCTGGCGGCCGGCGCCGGGGCGACCGCTTCTGCGGGCCCGGAGGCTCGCCCGTCGATCGGATCGATTCGCCGCGACGTCGAGACGGGCGCGCTCGATCCCGCCCAGCGCGAGCAGGCGCTCGCCCAGCTCGACGCCGCCGCCGGGCACGAGCGCGAGGCCGACGCGCTCGTGCAGCGCCTGGCCGAGCTGCGCGCCGAGGCGACTTCGCAGCCGACGCGAATGACCCGCCTGCGTGCCGCGCTCGAGCTCGACCGCGACAAGGAGATCGCGGCATGGGAGGCGCGCCTGCCACCGGACGCCGACGGCGAGACCCTCGAGCGACTGCTGAAGCGGGAGCGCGCCGCCGTCGCCGACCTCGACGCGCAGGTCGAGAAGCTCGCGAGCGGTCTGGCGCAGGCGCTCTCCGGTCCGGCACGGCCCGCCGACGAGCTCGCCGCGCTCCGACAGCGTGTGGACGAGCTTTCCGTACCTGCCGCGGCGGTGGCCGGCGAGCCTGCGGCTCTTGGCGCCGTGCGCCAGACGGCGCGGGCCGCGGAGCTTCGCCGCCTGAGAGCGGAGCTCGAGCTGAAGCAGGCCGAACGCGAGCTCGCGGGCGACCGCCAGCAACACGACGAGCTCGCGCTCCGCGAGCTGCGATTCCGTCAGAGTTTGCACGCCCGACGCGTCGCGATTCTTCACCAGCGCGTCGCCGACCTCGGCCGTCGCGAGATCGAGAAGCTGACCGCAGGGCTGACCGAGCGCGAGACCGCGCTCGCCGAGACCCGTGGCTCCGCGTTCGGCGTCGCCGCTCGAAATCGCGTTCTCGGCGAAGAGCTGCTCGAGCAGAACGCGCGGCTCGCAGACGATCGTGCGACGCTGGCCCTCACCGAGGCGGCCCGCGATCGCGTCGCGGCCGCGCTTCGCGACAGTCGGGCGCGGCTCGAGATCGGAGGCGCGAGCGAGGCCGTCGGTCGCTGGCTCTGGAGCGAGCGCCGGCGTCTCGAGGCCCCTGCGCGCCTGCGCCAGCGCCTCGACGCGCTGCGCGGAACGCTCGCCGAGCTTCGCCTCCGGCTCGTGATCACGAGCGAGGAGCAGCGCGAGCTGGTCGACGTCGCCGCGGTGGCGCGCGAGATCTCCGAAGCCGACCGCGCGAGCAGCGACGAGGAGGGCGTTGCCGAGCCGGCGAGCGAGTCCCTCGAGCCGCTGCTCCGGCAGCGCGTCCAGCTTCTCGGCGCGATCGAGCCCCTGCTGCGCCGACGCATCACGACGCTCGAGCGGGCCGAGCGCGTGCGCCAGCAGCAGCTCGACGACACGCTGCAGATGAGTCAGCTGCTCGACCGCCATCTGCTCTGGAGCCGCAGTCACTCACCGATCGACGCCAGCTGGCTCGGGCGCGTTCCCGAGGGCCTGCGCGATCTGGTCAAACCGTCGCGTTGGAAGACCACCGTCGAGCTCTCGCTGCGGGAGCTCGCCGATCGACCGCTGCGCTGGGCGCTCGCGGTGCTCGTCGTGCTGGCCTCGCTTGCCCTGCGCCGGAGCGCGCGAGCGCGAATCGAGGCCCAGGTCGTTCCGGCACAGGACATCGGCGGGAACAGCTTTCAGGCGACGCTTCGCGCGCTCGGCTGGACGCTGCTCGGCGCGGCTCCGGGCCCGGTCGTGCTCTGGCTCCTCGGCGAGCTGCTGCAGGATGTCGGAAACCCGGGTCGCTACAGCGATTCGCTCGGTCGCGCCTTCGGCGCGCTGGTGCTCCCACTGGCCTCGGTACAGCTTCTGCGCTGGATGGTCGTCGAGCGCGGCCTCGCACACGTACACTTCCGCTGGATGCGCGCGCGCCGCGAGACGCTTCGGCGCACGGTGCCGCGCGCCGCCGGCGTCGTCCTGCCGATGTACTTCGTCACGGCGCTTGCGTTCATCCGCAACCTCGAGCTGCCAAACGACGTTCAGGCGCGGGTCGCGATCGTCGTCGCGTGCGGAGCTCTCGCCTGGACGCTCTGGCGCGCGCTCGACGTCGGACGGCTCTGGGTCGTCCGCGGGGCGACGACCGAGGCGTCCGCTTCGAGAAGGCTGCTGCGCTTCGCGCTTCCGGTTCTCGCGCTGGTCACCGCCGTGCTGGCGCTGATCGGCTACGTCCACTCCGCCGGCCTGCTGCTGCACTCCTTCATCATGACGTTCGCCATGCTCGTCGCGATCAGTTTGCTGACGGGCCTGCTGGCGCGCTGGTTCCTGCTGGGCGAGCGACGGCTCTCGCTGCAGCGAAGCGAGGAGCTGCGGGTTTCCGAAGCGGAGCTCGCTGGCGACGAGCCAGCAGCAGAGCCGGAGCCCGAGATGACGCTCGAACAGATCAACGCGCAGACCGGTCGGCTGCTGCGTGCGCTGCGCCTGACCTTGGTGGCCGTGGGATTCGCCTGGGTCTGGGCGCAGGTGATCCCCGCAGTCGCACGGCTGGACGAGATCGCGCTCTGGCACTTCGCGGAGGCCGGTGCGGGCGGCGAGGTCGTGCAGCACCCGGTGACGCTGATGGCGGCGATCCTCGGTGCGCTCGTGCTGACGCTCACGTTCGGGGGCGCGAGAAACCTGCCGGGGTTGGTCGAGATCGGCCTGCTCTCGCGCACGAAGATCGACGCGGCGTCTCGCTACGCGGCGACCAGCGTGCTCCGCTACGCGATCGTCATCGCCGGTACGGTGATCGGGCTCGGCCTGCTCGGCATGCGCTGGTCGCAGCTGCAGTGGCTGGCCGCGGCGCTCAGCGTCGGACTGGGCTTCGGTCTGCAGGAGATCTTCGCCAACTTCGTATCGGGGCTGATCCTGCTCTTCGAGCGCCCGTTCCGCGTCGGTGACGTGATCACGATCGGCGCTTCGTCCGGCCGGGTCCTGCGCATCCGCACGCGTGCAACGACGATTCTCGACTTCGACAACAAGGAGATCGTCGTTCCGAACAAGAGCTTCATCACCGGAGAGGTCACGAACTGGACCCTCTCCGACAGCGCGACGCGCATCGTGATCAAGGTCGGGGTCGCCTACGGCAGCGATCCCTCGCGAGTCCGCGAGCTCCTGCTCGCGGCCGCGCGCGCGAATCCGCTCGTGGCCGCTGAGCCCGAGCCGGTCAGCGTGTTCCTCGCCTTCGGCGCAAGCTCCCTCGATTTCGAGCTGCGCGTCTTCGTCGGCGCGGTGGCCGACCGGCTGGTCGCCCAGGACCAGCTCAACACGGCCGTGGCGGAGTCGTTCGCAGAGCACGGCATCGAGATCGCGTTCCCGCAGCTCGACCTGCACGTGCGCGACGTTCCCCGGTCCACGGGCTGA
- a CDS encoding phytanoyl-CoA dioxygenase family protein, with product MIRRREEPMQDSFAATDDELEQYGRLGFFTRERIFSPAELAELQRAVERVHERVLSADEHGEGGPVDRVDNQRYQPLCGSTVKWEWSESLRAVRSMEPAHHLDPRLSALIDDPRLWEPCRALVGSQELSLFSDKLNMKRPGGAPFPWHQESPYWVYGAEQVERIVSVLVYLDDASVDNGCLWVIPGSHSHGVLPALSDRGVLGALYTDVGRVEGEPFPVQLPAGSALWFHRDLVHGSQGNRSADNRRVFVAAYQPAGLRRWRLDRVRPVGARAPAS from the coding sequence ATGATCCGCAGGCGGGAGGAGCCCATGCAGGATTCGTTCGCAGCGACCGACGACGAGCTCGAGCAGTACGGGCGGCTCGGGTTCTTCACCCGAGAGCGGATCTTCTCGCCGGCCGAGCTGGCGGAGCTGCAGCGGGCGGTGGAGCGCGTCCACGAGCGCGTGCTGTCCGCCGACGAGCACGGCGAGGGCGGCCCGGTCGATCGGGTCGACAATCAGCGCTACCAGCCGCTCTGCGGGTCGACGGTCAAGTGGGAGTGGAGCGAGAGCTTGCGCGCGGTCCGCTCGATGGAGCCGGCCCACCACCTCGATCCGCGCCTCTCCGCGCTGATCGACGACCCGCGCCTCTGGGAGCCCTGCCGCGCGCTGGTCGGATCGCAGGAGTTGAGCCTCTTCAGCGACAAGCTGAACATGAAGCGCCCGGGTGGCGCGCCGTTTCCGTGGCACCAGGAGTCGCCCTACTGGGTGTACGGCGCCGAGCAGGTGGAGCGGATCGTGAGCGTGCTGGTCTACCTCGACGATGCGAGCGTCGACAACGGCTGCCTCTGGGTGATTCCGGGCAGCCACAGCCACGGCGTGCTCCCGGCGCTCTCGGATCGCGGCGTGCTCGGCGCGCTCTACACCGATGTGGGACGGGTCGAGGGCGAGCCGTTTCCGGTCCAGCTGCCCGCCGGGTCTGCGCTCTGGTTCCACCGCGACCTCGTCCACGGCTCGCAGGGCAATCGCAGCGCGGACAACCGGCGCGTCTTCGTGGCCGCCTATCAGCCGGCCGGGCTGCGTCGCTGGCGTCTCGACCGAGTGCGGCCGGTCGGAGCGCGCGCGCCCGCGAGCTGA